The sequence CGCGTCGCGTTTCGCTGCGTCACAAGCGACCGCCTACCCATGAGCGGCAGTCTTGCGGACGAAACCCTCGCGCTCCTTCATGCCCAGCAATTGGCTGGCGGCCATCTGGCAGACCTGCCACGCGCCAGCGGTTTATATGGCTCATTCGCGTTTGGTTCGCGTGGGCTGGTCTGGGCAGCGCTGAGCGCTGAATTGATTGCGGCACAAATCGAAGGCGAGCCACTGCCGCTCGAACGTGAACTGGCTGACGCCCTCGATCCCGCCCGTTTTCTGCTGCGCGCATTACGCCATCCGCTTGCGAGTTAATTCCCTTCCTCTTTCTGCTGCTCCAGCATTCCTCCTCTCCAGGCTGTGGATAACTTGCAGAACAAGCAGAAAATTTCGTGTGGACTCGATGTGGACGTAAACGGGATAACTTCAGCATCTTCAGATCCGCGCCAAAGTTACCCCACGAAGCCCGCTCTAACCGGTATCTGCGCACACCGGGTTATATATCTCTTAACCCATTGATTTATTGATAGAAAACAAAGTTATCCACAGAAAAGCAGCGTCATTGTTAACTATTACTACGTATACATATGGGTAAACAAGTAAACCTAAAAACCGAGCGCTGAACGAACCACATCAGGCAAAAAACCACGTCAAAAATCATTCAAATCGCCGAGCAGATATCACCAAAATTCGTCCTTAACAGAGATGAAATTCCCTGATGAAGTCAAGATAGCGTCAGTTTTTACCGTTTTAACGGAAATTTCGCGTGTTTTAATCCAATCTCAAAAATATGTGGCAGAATGGCCCTACTTTTTGCGTTGCGCGATCAAACGATGCGAACGCTTCAATGGAACAGTTGCCACGTTCCCTGGATCAAATTCAGCAACCGGCACGGTTTCTTCTCAAGCTAGGCCTGCTCGTGGGATACCCCATTCAGCCTGTCCCCAGCTACCCGCCTGTCACGGGTCAATAACACCATGCGCTGCACGCGGTACTGGCATCAATACCGTGCATATGGTTCGTCTTCACTAGGCCCCTGGCGATTTATCCAGTCCGTGCCATTTGCTCTTGCTGCAAAGGAGAAGCCATCACGATGAAAACAGCGTTTTCATTTTTCCCCACCTGGCCGCTGTCACCCGACGCGATTTTTTGGGCTGGTCTCGCGCTTGTCGCGGCTGGTCTATGCGGTGAGCTGTGCTATCGCGCCTGGCGTTTGCCACGCATTTCCGGCTATGCAGTGATTGGCCTGATTGCAGGCTCTGCCGGATTTGGCGTGATTGATGCCGATTCGGCCATTGCGGCGCGTCTACTGCTGGATGTCGCACTGGGTCTGCTGCTGTTTGAGCTCGGCAGCCGGCTTGATCTGACCTGGATTCGCCGCAATCCATGGCTGATTCTTTCAAGCATTGCCGAAGCCACGTTGACTTTCGCGCTGGTCTTGCCCGTTTTACTGTTTTTGAATGTGCCGATGATGGTCGCGCTGGTGCTTTCGGCCATCGCCATGGCAACCTCGCCAGCGATGGTGATTCAGCTCAAGACAGAACTACGCGCCGAGGGCCAGGTAACTCAGCGGCTGATGACCTTGACGGCGCTGAACAGCATGTACGCGGTCGTGATTGAAAAGCTGGTTTCATGCTGGCTTCACCAGGAGATCTACGGCAATGCGCTGGCGACTATCTTGCAACCGGTGTATCTGCTGGCGGGCTCGCTGATTCTTGCGTATGGGCTGGCGTGGACCTGTAATTTTTTCTACCGCCATCTCAACATGCAAGACAAGCACGCATTTGTTGCGTTATTTGGGCTGGTGTTGCTGGCGATTGCTCTTGCCCATCTGCTTAAGCTGTCGACGATTCTGAGCCTGCTTGCCGCGGGCATCATCGTGAAAAATCTGGAGCCACGTCCGCAACTTTGGCCGCAGCATTTCGGCACGGCAGGCTGGTTGCTGACGGTCATTCTGTTTGTGCTGACACTGACTTCATTCGAATGGCGCTATATCGCACTGGGTGGTGTCGCTGCGCTCGGGCTGATTCTTGCCCGTTTACTGGCCAAGCTGGCGGGCGTGCTGATGTTCGCCAAAGCAAGCGGGCTGCACTGGAAGCAAGGCGTTGCACTGGGCTTGTCGCTATCACCGATGTCGGCGTTAGCCTATTTGCTAGTCGACGATACCTATGCGCTTTATCCAGATTTCGATCCAAAGTTGCGGGCCATTGCGATGTGCTCCATTGTCGTGCTGCAGATTCTTGGTCCATGGCTGGTCTATCGCAGCCTCTCACTGGTAGATGAGCGGCGTGAATGAAGGT is a genomic window of Paraburkholderia bonniea containing:
- a CDS encoding cation:proton antiporter, with product MKTAFSFFPTWPLSPDAIFWAGLALVAAGLCGELCYRAWRLPRISGYAVIGLIAGSAGFGVIDADSAIAARLLLDVALGLLLFELGSRLDLTWIRRNPWLILSSIAEATLTFALVLPVLLFLNVPMMVALVLSAIAMATSPAMVIQLKTELRAEGQVTQRLMTLTALNSMYAVVIEKLVSCWLHQEIYGNALATILQPVYLLAGSLILAYGLAWTCNFFYRHLNMQDKHAFVALFGLVLLAIALAHLLKLSTILSLLAAGIIVKNLEPRPQLWPQHFGTAGWLLTVILFVLTLTSFEWRYIALGGVAALGLILARLLAKLAGVLMFAKASGLHWKQGVALGLSLSPMSALAYLLVDDTYALYPDFDPKLRAIAMCSIVVLQILGPWLVYRSLSLVDERRE